AATATGGTTTGCAGCAGATTGACTCTTCTGTGAATTTTAACAATGGTATGCATAATCTGACGGTGCAAAAAGAAATTCATAATGTTCTGAAACATATTTCTCAATATCCTATAAAAGATATTTCAATTCACAAGCCTACTTTAGAAGAGTTGTTTATGGAATATTACGAGAAAGAAGAAGGTGAAAAGGAATGAAAACGAACCTAATTCGCAACGAATTATTTCTAAATCGGCGCAGTTTCTTTATTAGTGGAGCTGTTATTTTATTATTTAGTGCAATGTTTGCAGGTATGGCTGATGTGTACCTTAGTAATGAACTTATGGTGGATATGTTAAAAACAATGCCACAAGGTTTGTTAGATGCTTTTGGTATGGACGCTGAGTTAATGACAACATTTGAAGGATGGATGGCAGGAGAGCCATTTATGTTTACCGTTTTATTATTAGGTGCCTTTTCGGGAATATGGGCTGCTTCCAGTATATCTAAAGAAAAAGATCAACAAACAGGTGAATTTTTATTTACTTTGCCATATAGCCGCACAAGTATTTTTTTGCATAAAGTGTTGGCTCAATTTATTCAAATTACAATCATTTCCATCGTAAATTTACTCATAGTATTATTATTTGGTGCTTTATTTAGTGATATTGATTCTGTAAAAACGATTATGCTGTTAATGCTTGGTGCCTATTTCATTAGTTTAGCTTTTGCTGGCGTAGGGTATGCTATTACTTCAATTTTATCTTCTGAACGTGCTGCCATTTCATTAGGGGTAGGGATCGTACTTGTATCCTTTTTATTAAATATGCTTTCTTCGTTAAATGAGGAGTTGAATTGGATGGCAGATTTAAGCCTATTTTCAGTGTTTGAAACGAAACAAATTGTGCTGGAATCTAGTTTGACAATGCCAGGTATATTGATTACATTAGGCATATATTTTGTAGGAATTATATTAGGTAATATACTATTTGTACGAAGAGATATTACGATGTAGCAACGAGAGAAAGTTCAAAAAAGTCCCCTTTGAACACATAGTAATAGGAGGAAACCTTCATTGAGTCGTAAAAAAGAACAAATTCTTAAAACAGCAAAAGAGCTTTTTATGTTGCAAGGATTACAAGAAACTAGTTTGGAACAAATTGCTGAGAAAGTTCCTGCTTCTAAAATGACGATTTATAAACATTTTCAAAATAAAGAAGGTTTAATCGAGCAAGTGTTGAACGAACTTGTTGATGAAATCATTCAGGATTTTTACTCGATGCTTGATCATGCTAAAGATAATCCGTTAGAAGGTTTGATGGAACTGCAGAAATATGAAGGTACAGACAAAATATCTCAAGTATTCATTATGGATCTAGTCAAGTATTACCCACAACAATCTCAAAGATTACTAGCTTATCAAAGAGAAGAAATTATTCCTAAGTTTGAGCATTTTCTTTTTGAGGCGCAGAAAAAAGGTCAGATTCGTAAAGATATTTCACCTCATGTCCTTACATTATTTATTATGAGTATAAAACAGTTTTTTGCAAATCCTGAAAATTTAGTTGGAATCACGGATATTAACGCAATTAGAGATCAATTTATGACTTTATTATATTATGGGATTATCTCTCCTGATCATAAAAAGGAATAATGTAATTGAAGTGAACCTTAGAAGAAGTAAAATCTAAAATCTTCTTCTGAGGTTCATATTCAAATCTTTTTCCGCCTAAGATATAGGATCTTTTATTTATTTAATGGAAACTTCTCATCCAATTTGGCCCCATGTTTATCTATATATTCATCTAATAATCCTTGTGAGGTTTTGTTTTCAGTCCATTTTTTTAAAATATTTCTATCCTCGACATAATTCATGATTGGAACACCGAATCCACAACTTGTTTGTACCGCCTCAATCTTAATCCTGAAAACCTGTCTTGCTGATTTTGGATCAATATTTGGAAAATTGTCCTGTAATAAATTAGCGTATGTTTCTGTATGTTTTTCAAATACTTCACCATAGCCATAAACGCGTAATATCAATGGTTTTTGATCAAAACTATTCCACATGAGTGTAATTTTTTTATTGTCTTTTAAATGGTTTGCAGTTTCGTTTCCACTACCTGCATAATCCAAGTAAATGATAGATTGGTTGTTTTCAATTATTAAACAGTCATAGCCCTTTGGAGATAAATTAATTCTCCCATCGTCTGAAGGTGCTGTTGCTGTGAAAAACATATGTTGCTTTTGAATAAATTTAATTAAATCCTCATTAAGTTCTGTAAAAAATTTTCCCATAATTTCTCCTCCCTCGATTAAAATCTAAGATTAAATATAAATTTATTTTTATTATGGCTAATTATTCCGCAACTTTCAATAAACCTTTACAACATATCAAAATATAATTTACTGCTACTAGAGTGGTGAGATGAAATGATTCTAATATTGGAATTAAATATTTATTATAATATGGAATAATTTACATGAGATTAGTAAACACTGTATACAAGTAATTCATGCTAGGAGGAGACATGTAATGTACAGAAAACACTTAATCTATTTTTTAAGCACAGTTTTATTTATAAGTCTGATATTTCCAGCTCAATTGATTGCAAATGAACCTGAGGAACAACAGATAGATTTAGCTCCAAATTCTCATTCTGCCATTTTGATAGACGCTGATACAGGTACTATCATTTTTGAAAAAAATGCTCATGATCGTTTACCTCCCGCTAGTATCACAAAAGTAATGACCATGTTACTTATTATGGAAGCGCTTGATAGCGGAAAAATACAGAAAGATGAAATGGTTAGAACTAGTGAGTTAGCAGCATCTATGGGAGGCTCTCAAATCTTTTTAGAAGCTGGAGAAGAGATGAGTGTTGAGGATATGCTAAAAGGCATTGCGATGGCTTCGGGTAATGATGCATCTGTAGCGATGGCTGAAAAAATAGCAGGATCAGAAGAAATGTTTGTTCAAATGATGAATGATCGCGCAAAAGAACTTGGTTTAGAGAACACACATTTCCAGAATAGTAATGGTTTACCTTCGTCAGACCATTATTCAAGTGCTCATGACATTGCGATGATGTCTAAAGAGTTATTAAAGCATGAAAAGATCACACAATTTACTAGTAAATATCAGGATTATTTGCGTAAGGATACAGATGATCCTTTCTGGCTAGTCAACACGAATAAATTAGTCAGATTTTATCAGGGAGCAGATGGTCTGAAAACTGGTTATACCAGTGAAGCTAAGTATTGCCTTGCAGCAACTGCTAAAAGAAATGATATGCGTGTGATTGCTGTTGTATTAGGAGAACCTACGACAAAATCTAGAAACTATGAAGTGTCTAAGTTATTTGATTATGCTTTTTCTCAATATACCACTTATCCTATTTTTAAACCAGGTGAAATGATCGGTACGATCCCTATTGAAAAAGGGGATGTTCAAAATATTGAGATCGTGGCAAAGCAACAATATAGTGTGTTAATGAAAAAAGGGGAGTCCAAAGAAAATATTAAGTATGAAATTGAATTAGAATCAGAAATTAAAGCACCAGTTTCATTAGGACAAACCGTTGGAAAATTAAAGATCTATCAAAATGAAGAAAAAATTAAAGAAATTGATCTTGATTCTCCTAAAGAAGTTAGTGAAGCAAGTTATTGGCAAATTTTGAAAAGAACGATAGAAAAAGTACTATTTGTTCAAAAAAAAGATGAACAAGAAACAGAAAACGAGTCAGATCAATTAGAAGAAAATTCACAAGAATAAAGAAGAAATTGTCAAATAAACAAAGTTCTCTTCTAGTTTTGTCGATGAGCAGGAATTAGTAGAATGAATCTAGAAATGCTTCATTATCAGTTTATAAGGAGTGAAGAACTATGAGTCTGCACGTGCAGATATCTAATCAAGGTGAAGCATTGATCGTAAGACTTCAGGGTGAACTTGATCATCACACATCTGAACTGCTGCGAACAAAAATGGAAAGTGCAATAGAGCAGGAAAACAGTAATCATATCGTTTTAGTACTTAAGGATCTGTCTTTTATGGATAGCTCTGGTTTAGGAGTTATATTAGGACGATATAAACAAATTACAAATAAAGGTGGAAGGATGGTTGTTTGCAACGTCAACTCTTCAATCTATCGACTGTTTGAAATGTCAGGTTTGTTTAAAATATTAACCATTGAAGAAGATGAAGAACAAGCTCTTTCTAGTTTGGGGGTCGTATCATGAAAGTAAATAATTATATGGCTCTTCAATTTATGAGTAAATCAGAAAATGAAGCTTTTGCAAGAATTACAGTGGCTGCGTTTGTTTCTCAATTAGATCCACAAGTCAACGAACTAACAGACATTAAAACAGTGGTTTCTGAAGCAGTTACGAATTCAATTATCCATGGCTATGAAAATAAACCAGATGGTATGATTTCGATTACTGCAAAAATAGAGGAGGATACGGTTTATATTACTGTAGAGGATGAAGGGTTAGGCATCGAGAACTTAGACGAGGCAATGCAGCCTCTATTTACATCAAAACCTGAGTTAGAGAGGTCAGGTATGGGTTTTACGATTATGGAAAATTTTATGGATGAAGTTGAGATTAATTCAATTTTAGGAAAAGGAACTAAGGTGACAATGATGAAGCGGATTGAATCAAAAAAAGCTTTATACAATTAGGGGTATGAATATGGATGTGGATTTGAATAACAAGACACATAAATATCTAAAGGATAATGAAGTCAAAAGATTAATTGCTTTAAGTCAAACTGGTGACATGGTAGCAAGAGATACTTTAGTGAATAGTAATATTCGTTTAGTATGGTCAGTAGTTCAACGGTTTTTAAATCGGGGATATGAGCCTGATGATTTGTTTCAAATCGGATGTATAGGATTGTTAAAATCAGTTGATAAATTCGACTTATCTTATGATGTCAAATTTTCTACCTATGCTGTTCCGATGATTATAGGAGAAATACAACGTTTTCTCAGGGATGATGGAACCTTAAAAGTGAGTCGCTCCTTAAAAGAAATGGCAAATAAGGTGAGGAAAATTAAGGATGAGCTTACTAAAAAATTAAATCGAATACCCACCATATCAGAAATAGCGAAAGAACTAGAAGTAACCCCAGAGGACGTGGTGTTTGCACTTGAAGCCAATAAACCTCCTTCATCTATCCATGAAACCGTTTTTGAAAATGATGGGGATCCGATTACACTCATGGATCAAATATCTGATGATTCTCAAGATAAATGGTTTGAAAACATTGCTTTAAATGAAGCCATTCAATCATTAAGTGAAAGAGAACAACTCATCGTATACTTGAGGTATTATAAAGATCAAACTCAATCAGAGGTTGCACTCCGATTGGGAATATCACAAGTACAAGTGTCCAGATTAGAGAAGAAAATATTACGAACGATTAAAGCTCAGATAGCATTATGACTATCTGAGCTTTTTTACGTACATACTATGAGAAAGGTTTAGGTTGAGGTATATGTTAGGGGTGGTGATGATGAATAACAATCAGCAAATATTATATTTGAGGTTAAGGAAATTTATTAGATTAACAAAAGGAAAACCAATCTATTTAGGACAAATTGCTCAAGTCATCATTGACCCTGAGTGGGAGATGATATTAAAGAAGCTATTGATTATTCAACCAGAAGATAAAAAGAATTTAGTCATTGATTTAATGATGATTATAAAAAAAGTGAAGGAAGTTCTTCCTGATGTAACCATAGAATATTTTGGAGAACCACATGTATTTGTTGAATTTGAGGAAAATAAACCTTCACCTAATATTATATTCATCGCTTTAGTATGGTTGTTATTATTTGTGGGATCTGGTTTAGCCATTATGAACTTTCATGCAGACGTAAGTATGGAGGAAGTTCATCAAAAAATTTTTACATATGTGACAGGGGAAGAAACTGAGTCCCCCTTACTTCTGCAAATCCCATATTCACTAGGATTAGGAATCGGGATGATCTTATTTTTTAATCGATTATTTAAAAAGAAGTTTAGTGAGGAGCCCTCACCCCTTGAGTTAGAAATGTTCATGTACAAAGAAAATTTAAATCAGTTTCAAATTACAAAACAATTTCAAAAGAATGATAAAAGAAATGGTTCAGATGATGGAACTATTTCATAATGTATTACTTATCTTTATAGGGGTTTCAGGAGGTTTAGCAGTAGGAAGTGGCTTGGTTGCTTTTCTGACAGTTTTGGATGTCGTACCTCGTTTGACGCAGCTTACTAAATCTAATAAGTTTCTGTACTTATATGAATCCGCTGTTGTGATTGGGGCGGTGTTTTGGACATTTACTGATTTTTATAAATGGAATTTTCACCTTTTTCCGTTAAGCACCATAATATTTGGCTTATTCGCTGGTGTTTTTGTTGGAATGATAGCAGCTGGGTTAACGGAAGTATTAAATGTTTTACCAATATTAGCGCAAAGAATGAATATGTCAAAGTACATTATTGTTCTATTGATGGCTATGGTCTTAGGAAAAATCATTGGATCACTTTTTCAATGGATAGTATATCGAACATTGTAAATGCAATATGAAAGGAAGTAAATGATGGCAGAATCAAATAAACAAAAGATACCCATTCCAAAGGATATAAAAAAAGTTAAAGAAGCTTTGAATGAACATATTGGATTAGATAGCAGCTTTGATGTTTTGTTTAGGGAAATGGAATTTGGAACAAAAAAGACTGGATTATTGTATATTAATGGCTTTGCCAAGGATGATGTGTTAACAGAGATTTTAAAAAGATTGAGTTATTTAAAACGTGAGGAGTTAGTTCCTAAAGTATTATCAAGTTTTTTGGAAAAGTACATTTCTCATATTCAAGTTGAGGTTGAAGATGATATAACTAAAGTTGTGAATAGCGTTTTAGCTGGAATGTGTGCTTTTTTTGTTGATGGAGAAACACGGGCTATTGTAATTGATGCAAAGGTTTTTCCTATAAGAGGTATTGACGAACCTTCTTTAGAAAAAGTAGCACGTGGCTCTAGAGATGGATTTGTTGAAACAATGTTAATTAACGTTACTTTAGTTCGAAGAAGATTACGTGACCCTAAACTAAAGTATGAAGTCATGAATGTTGGTAAAAGAACAAAAACAGATGTATGTATTGGATACCTTGATGATGTTGCGGATAAAAAATTAGTGGAATCTGTAAGAGATAAAATTAAAGAAATTAAAGTTGATGGTATTCCAGTAGCAAATAAGCAGCTAGAAGAAATTATTTTTGGGAACTCATGGAACCCATTTCCTATGGTTAGATACTCAGAACGCCCTGATGTTATAGCTGCTCATTTATTAGACGGACATGTTATTTTATTTGTTGATACTTCACCAAGTGCAATGATTTTACCCGCTACCCTTTTTCATCATGTACAGCATGCAGAAGAGTATACAGAGGCACCAGTTGTGGGGACATATTTAAGGTGGGTAAGATTTATCGCGATTTTTGCCTCCATTTTTATACTTCCCATCTGGTTCTTATTTGTTATTGAACCAAGTCTTAAACCGGATGCTTTAGAGTTTTTGGGACCTAAAAAAACAGGTGAACTCCCAATTATCTTACAATTTCTATTTGCAGAGATTGGTGCTGACATTATGAGGATGGCTTCAATTCATACTCCAACTGCTTTGGGCACTTCACTCGGGTTAATCTCTGCTATCATATTAGGAGAATTTGCAGTTCAGACAGGTCTTTTTGTTTATGAAGTCATATTATATTTAGCTTTAGCTATGATGGGAATGTATGCTACACCAAGTTATGAATTGAGACTTGCGAATCGAATGACAAGACTGATTTTATTAATCCTCATAGCATTTTTTAAAGTACCTGGGTTAATTGTTGGCACAACGATGATTATTTTACTATTAGTGTTCACAAGATCCTTTAATGCACCCTATTTATGGCCGTTTATTCCATTTGATGCAAAAGCATTTTTCACAATTGTATTGAGAAAACCTATTACTCATGATAATAAACGCCCAAGCATTACAAATCCGCAAGATGATTCTAAACAACCAACTTAAATCATTTTGATTATGATAATATATACCAGTTCAATTTTGAACTGGTATATTCTTGCTAAGATTACAGCAATGCCGTATTGTTTTCTACTCCTTGATATGATAATTTATTAATAATATAAAGATTTTATTTCAGAAGAGGGGAAATTGAACAATGTATTTACATGGTACAAGTAGAGTGAATAATAATGGACATTTAGAAATAGGTGGATGTGATACAACAAATTTAGTTAAACAATTTGCAACTCCTTTATATGTAGTTGATGAAGAATTGGTTCGACAAAGATGTCGTGAATATATGAATGCCTTTCGTGAGTCTGGATTAACATTTCAGGTTGCTTATGCAAGTAAAGCATTTTGTGTGAAAGCAATTTGTCGTGTGATGGATGAAGAAGGCTTATCATTAGATGTTGTATCTGATGGTGAATTATATACTGCACTTGAAGCAGGTTTCCCTCCTGAAAGAATTCATTTCCACGGAAATAATAAAACACCTTTTGAAATTGAAATGGCGCTGGATGCTAATATCGGTTGTTTCGTGGTTGATAATTTTGTGGAATTACATTTATTAAATGAGTTAGCGGGACAAAAAGGAAAGAAAGTAAAAGCTTTATTCCGAGTAACACCTGGTGTTGAAGCTCATACACATGAATTCATTTCAACAGGTCAGACTGATTCAAAATTTGGCTTTGATATAGGTAATGGTTCAGCTATGAAAGTGATGGAGGATGCTTCTCAACTAAATAACATAATTATATTAGGAGTAC
The window above is part of the Chengkuizengella sp. SCS-71B genome. Proteins encoded here:
- a CDS encoding ABC transporter permease subunit — encoded protein: MKTNLIRNELFLNRRSFFISGAVILLFSAMFAGMADVYLSNELMVDMLKTMPQGLLDAFGMDAELMTTFEGWMAGEPFMFTVLLLGAFSGIWAASSISKEKDQQTGEFLFTLPYSRTSIFLHKVLAQFIQITIISIVNLLIVLLFGALFSDIDSVKTIMLLMLGAYFISLAFAGVGYAITSILSSERAAISLGVGIVLVSFLLNMLSSLNEELNWMADLSLFSVFETKQIVLESSLTMPGILITLGIYFVGIILGNILFVRRDITM
- a CDS encoding TetR/AcrR family transcriptional regulator produces the protein MSRKKEQILKTAKELFMLQGLQETSLEQIAEKVPASKMTIYKHFQNKEGLIEQVLNELVDEIIQDFYSMLDHAKDNPLEGLMELQKYEGTDKISQVFIMDLVKYYPQQSQRLLAYQREEIIPKFEHFLFEAQKKGQIRKDISPHVLTLFIMSIKQFFANPENLVGITDINAIRDQFMTLLYYGIISPDHKKE
- a CDS encoding pyridoxamine 5'-phosphate oxidase family protein; the encoded protein is MGKFFTELNEDLIKFIQKQHMFFTATAPSDDGRINLSPKGYDCLIIENNQSIIYLDYAGSGNETANHLKDNKKITLMWNSFDQKPLILRVYGYGEVFEKHTETYANLLQDNFPNIDPKSARQVFRIKIEAVQTSCGFGVPIMNYVEDRNILKKWTENKTSQGLLDEYIDKHGAKLDEKFPLNK
- a CDS encoding D-alanyl-D-alanine carboxypeptidase family protein: MYRKHLIYFLSTVLFISLIFPAQLIANEPEEQQIDLAPNSHSAILIDADTGTIIFEKNAHDRLPPASITKVMTMLLIMEALDSGKIQKDEMVRTSELAASMGGSQIFLEAGEEMSVEDMLKGIAMASGNDASVAMAEKIAGSEEMFVQMMNDRAKELGLENTHFQNSNGLPSSDHYSSAHDIAMMSKELLKHEKITQFTSKYQDYLRKDTDDPFWLVNTNKLVRFYQGADGLKTGYTSEAKYCLAATAKRNDMRVIAVVLGEPTTKSRNYEVSKLFDYAFSQYTTYPIFKPGEMIGTIPIEKGDVQNIEIVAKQQYSVLMKKGESKENIKYEIELESEIKAPVSLGQTVGKLKIYQNEEKIKEIDLDSPKEVSEASYWQILKRTIEKVLFVQKKDEQETENESDQLEENSQE
- the spoIIAA gene encoding anti-sigma F factor antagonist, producing the protein MSLHVQISNQGEALIVRLQGELDHHTSELLRTKMESAIEQENSNHIVLVLKDLSFMDSSGLGVILGRYKQITNKGGRMVVCNVNSSIYRLFEMSGLFKILTIEEDEEQALSSLGVVS
- the spoIIAB gene encoding anti-sigma F factor produces the protein MKVNNYMALQFMSKSENEAFARITVAAFVSQLDPQVNELTDIKTVVSEAVTNSIIHGYENKPDGMISITAKIEEDTVYITVEDEGLGIENLDEAMQPLFTSKPELERSGMGFTIMENFMDEVEINSILGKGTKVTMMKRIESKKALYN
- the sigF gene encoding RNA polymerase sporulation sigma factor SigF yields the protein MDVDLNNKTHKYLKDNEVKRLIALSQTGDMVARDTLVNSNIRLVWSVVQRFLNRGYEPDDLFQIGCIGLLKSVDKFDLSYDVKFSTYAVPMIIGEIQRFLRDDGTLKVSRSLKEMANKVRKIKDELTKKLNRIPTISEIAKELEVTPEDVVFALEANKPPSSIHETVFENDGDPITLMDQISDDSQDKWFENIALNEAIQSLSEREQLIVYLRYYKDQTQSEVALRLGISQVQVSRLEKKILRTIKAQIAL
- a CDS encoding stage V sporulation protein AA, which encodes MNNNQQILYLRLRKFIRLTKGKPIYLGQIAQVIIDPEWEMILKKLLIIQPEDKKNLVIDLMMIIKKVKEVLPDVTIEYFGEPHVFVEFEENKPSPNIIFIALVWLLLFVGSGLAIMNFHADVSMEEVHQKIFTYVTGEETESPLLLQIPYSLGLGIGMILFFNRLFKKKFSEEPSPLELEMFMYKENLNQFQITKQFQKNDKRNGSDDGTIS
- a CDS encoding stage V sporulation protein AB, with the protein product MELFHNVLLIFIGVSGGLAVGSGLVAFLTVLDVVPRLTQLTKSNKFLYLYESAVVIGAVFWTFTDFYKWNFHLFPLSTIIFGLFAGVFVGMIAAGLTEVLNVLPILAQRMNMSKYIIVLLMAMVLGKIIGSLFQWIVYRTL
- a CDS encoding spore germination protein — its product is MAESNKQKIPIPKDIKKVKEALNEHIGLDSSFDVLFREMEFGTKKTGLLYINGFAKDDVLTEILKRLSYLKREELVPKVLSSFLEKYISHIQVEVEDDITKVVNSVLAGMCAFFVDGETRAIVIDAKVFPIRGIDEPSLEKVARGSRDGFVETMLINVTLVRRRLRDPKLKYEVMNVGKRTKTDVCIGYLDDVADKKLVESVRDKIKEIKVDGIPVANKQLEEIIFGNSWNPFPMVRYSERPDVIAAHLLDGHVILFVDTSPSAMILPATLFHHVQHAEEYTEAPVVGTYLRWVRFIAIFASIFILPIWFLFVIEPSLKPDALEFLGPKKTGELPIILQFLFAEIGADIMRMASIHTPTALGTSLGLISAIILGEFAVQTGLFVYEVILYLALAMMGMYATPSYELRLANRMTRLILLILIAFFKVPGLIVGTTMIILLLVFTRSFNAPYLWPFIPFDAKAFFTIVLRKPITHDNKRPSITNPQDDSKQPT